Within Quercus lobata isolate SW786 chromosome 5, ValleyOak3.0 Primary Assembly, whole genome shotgun sequence, the genomic segment TGCCATTACAATACTTGGCCAATTTATCAGCTATGCAATTACCACTACGCTTCACATGACTAAAGGAGTGGTATCTAAGAGAGGAAGCTATGGAACGTGCGTCCTCTATGATGTGTCCAAAGGGAGCCATGCATGGTGGTTCCACGTTAAGACTTCGTATGACAGTGTCTGAATCTCCTTCAAACATTACTTCCTGAAGACCAATCTCAAGGGCGAAAGAAATCACTCTTCTGCACACTAGAGCTTCCACATCTTCAACCAGTGGTGGCAGCACCAGACGTTTTATTAAAGAGCCGATAATCTCACCTGAGCAATCTCTGATTACGACCCCAATACCTGTTGAGTATATGTCTTGGAAAATAGCTCCGTCGAAATTGGTTTTGTATAGAGCTTGAGGAGGTGGAGACCAGTGAACCATTGGTGGTGGAATTGGTTCCGCACCTGGCATCGACCTCTTTGTTGACTGGAATTCTTGTAGGCACTCCATCGCATCAGAATAAATCCTAGAATATGGCAGGTAGTTTAGGTCCAGTCGAGAAGCGTTTCATTTTGCCCATATGCTCCAAGCAATATATGCAAATCTCTCAGCCAAATTCCCATTCTTGACGTTGAGAATACCCATAAAGAGGTCTCGAAAATTTGCAAAGTGTATTGAAAGTTGTTGCTGGCAAAAACCATCTTCCCACCATGTTTCTTTGACTGCTTGGCATTCCCAAAGAGCATGAATGGTGTCTTCTACCCCGTTGTGGCAGTAATCACAAGTTGCAGTTCTCGTTACTTGTAGCCTAaacaagtttttctttgttggaaGAGACTCGTTGCTTGCCCTCCACAGAAAGTGTTTTATTTTGCTTGGGATGTCAAGGTCCCACAAGTCCTTCCAGAAGGTACCCTCAGAAGATTGGTTTGACGAACCTGGTTTTTTCCTTTGTTCTGCCTCTGTAAGCATTCTATATGCACTTTTAGTCGTGTATTTGCCGTCTTTTGAGCCAGACTAGATGAGACAATCATTGGCACAGCTTACACTCAGGGGAATGCTACTGATAGCTCTTGCTTCATGTGGCAGGAATTCTTCCTCGATCCTGTCATGTATCCAGCTTGTACCATCTTCATTCAAGAGTGCACAAACCCGAGTATTTCCAGGGAAGTTTTTCTGTGGTGAGATAACTTTGCTTGAGTGAGGGTCTGGTAACCAACTGTCACCTCTGATACAGACTTTCTCCCCATTCCCTATCCTCCAAGCAGCACCCAATTTGATTACCTGTCGTGCCTTAAGGATGCTTTGCCATGCAAACGAGCCCTTCGTATTGACTGCTTCGTCCATGATTGTGCATTGGGGGAAGTATTTAGCTTTGAAGACCTTGTAAAGAAGAGAATTTGTGTTATGGAGTAGTCGCCATACTTGCTTGCCTAGCAAAGCtaagttgaaattctctatGTCTCGAAATCCTAGGCCTCTTCTAGATTTGGGTTTGCACATTTTATTCCACGCaatccaatgaattttccttgTCTCTCCATTGtatccccaccaaaattttcgaATTAGTGCTTCAATATCCCTGTATAAACTTTTTGGGAGTTTAAAGCAATTCATAGTGTAGGTGGGCATTGCTTGTAGCACTGCTTTGATCAATACCTCTCGGCCTGCTTGAGAAAGAAGTTTCTCTTTCCACCCTTGGATTTTATGCCAAATCCTTTCACGGATATAACTGAAGCTTTGTTTCTTTGCTCTACCAATAAAAGAAGGGAGACCAAGATATTTCTCAAATTGAGAAGTACTGGATACCCCAAGCCGATTCTTGATTGTTGTTTGCACGTGATGGTTGGTGTTGGAGCTAAAATAGAGTTGAGTTTTGTCCCTATTAATGCACTGCCCCGAAGCTCTTTTATATGCTTCTAGGATCTCCATCACCGTGGTGCAATCTTGGTCATTGGCTTTGCAAAAGAGAAGGCTATTATTAGCAAAGAATAGGTGTGTGATTTTTGGACCATCCCTACATAAGGATACACCTTGGATGGCCCCTCTATCCTCCGCCTATTTAATAAGAGAGTGTAAACCTTCTGCACATAGGAGAAAGAGGTAAGGTGATAAAGGGTCTCCTTGCCGAAGCCCTCTTTGGGGATGAAATAAACCATGTGGTTCACCATTTATCATgacagaaaaagaaatagatcgAATACATGAACTAATTATTTGCAAAGCccaatttttctaaaaagttCCACTCAACCCTGTCATATGCTTTACTCATGTCTAATTTCAGAGCCATGTAAccagtttttcctttttttttctatttttgaggtGGTGTAGGGTTTCAAAGGCAATGAGGATGTTGTCTGATATAAGGCGGTCGGACATGAAGGCACTTTGTGATTCTGAGACAAGTTTTGGGATACATTTTTTCAAACGGTTTGCCATTGTTTTGGATATTATTTTGTACAGGACATTGCATAGGCTTATTGGTCGGAAATCTGTTGGTCTTTttagagatttgttttttgggatGAGGGTGAGGAAAGTATGATTAATGTTAGGAGGGAAGGAGCCAGTGTTTAGTATAGAGAGACAAGCAGTAGTGACATCTTGGCCTACTGTGTTCTAGAAAGATTTATAGAATAAGGGAGGCATACTGTCTGGTCCAGGTGCTGTCATTGCTTTCATCTGCTTGATGGATTGCTCCACTTCCTCAACTGTGAAATCCTTGGTCAGGTCGGCATTCATGGCAGGGGTGACCTTGCACTCAACACCGTGAAGAATGGACTCAAAATTGGATGGCGCCACTGATGTGAAGAGGTTTTTAAAGTAATCCACCATTGCTTCCCCAATCTGTTTGTCATCCGTTGCTTCTGACCCATCCTCTAATTTCAATTTGGATATGAAATTCTGTCTGTTGTGTTGTGTAGCTCTACTGTGAAAATAGCTAGTGTTTAAATCTCCATCTTTCAGCTAGCTTACCCTTGATCTCTGCTGCCACATGCAATCTTCTTTGAGCATAAGATCAAAAACCTCACCTCTCAAGGTCCGAACCTGTTCGTGGTTTTGCCCAGCCATGGATAGAGCTTTTGCCTGTGCTAACAGCTTCTTTTTTTGACTCAACAATTTCCGAATGTGCCCAAAGGATAGCCTACTCCAGGTTTTTAACTTTGTCTAGCATTTATCAATCTTATGGACTAGTGTTGTCATCGGGTTACCTGAGTGTAACCCCTCCCAAGCATTTTTGATGACTCCTTCACATCCTTCGTCTTTCATCCACACTGCCTCAAAGCGGAAGGGGTGTCCATTCTTATAGAAACGCCTATTCTCATCATCAGAACAAATCCATAGTGGGCAATGGTCGGACAAGGATCCCGATATATGATGAACTCTGTCCGATGGAAACATTTGTGACCATGAGGGAGTGGCCACACCTCTATCAAATCTGATCCATGTAACCACACCGTCAAACTGGTTGTTGCACCACGTAAAGGGAGAACCTACAAACCCCAAGTCCCTGAAACCACAAAAATCCAAGGTTGCCCTAAATTCTACCATTTGTCTTTCCCGTCTCTCAGCACCTCCCATTTTTTCTTCGGCTTTCGCtatttcattgaaatccccTACACAGCACCAAGGAAGATCCATACGAAGACATAAGTGTTTTAGTAGTGCCCAAAGAGTGTTCTTTGTTGGCCATTACAGGGTCTCCGTAGAAACCCGTAAACCGCTAGGCGTCATCCACTCCTGGGTTAACTACTGCGTCTATGTAAGTTGGTGAGGAGTTGAGAACCTGtaaattcaattcttttttctagTACATAGCTAGAACACCCCCTGTGTTGTGTCTGGGGACAATGAATAAGTTTTCCATGTCAAGTTTGCGGCAGAGGTTCTTAAGATATCTTTCTTTTGATCTTGTTTCCATAAGGAAAACCATGTTTGGGGAATATTTTTTCACCATCTCGGTGAGTTCTAGGACTACACGTGATTTCCCCAAACCACGGCAGTTCCAACTAATGCAGTTCATGGTGATCAGCGTGGCTAGACATCAGCCACCGTCTCATTGTTGTAGAAGTGTATCGCATCCTGGGTTAGGGTTTGTTTTTTGGTAGGTCGATTATCTTCATCTTGGATGGGGATTCTACGTGGTTCATATTCTGGCAAGGTTTCTTCAtgggttgtgttttttgtgtttcgGGTCAGGCGGGTCCATGTAGTTTTGTGGGCTTTTGTGGTTTTGGCTGGCTCGGTTTTAGTGGGGTGCATCAGTGGGTTGTTTTCTGGGTTATCATGGTTCATGGGTTCAGGAGTTAAAGTGGTAGAGGGAGGGATTATGGTTATTGGTGTGGGCTTTTTGGTGGGCTCCACAGGTTATGGTTGAAGGTTTTGGGAGTTGTTGGTTTCTTTTTGGTCAATGATTGCACTATTAATTGGTTTTGTAACTGTGGAGTCTTCAGTGGCGTAATCTACATTGCAATGAATTGCATGTAACGCATGTAACGTTTCCGTGTTTTTCGGGCCAGCTGTTTCAGTGCTAGCCGTTTGTTTCTCAGCTTTACTGGGGTTCGGCATCCCCAGCGCCGCCGTAGTCCATTCATGTGCTTTGGGCCGTGGTTCATCCCTCTCCGTTCTTGGTGATTCCCCTTGAGACCTCTGTGGCTCTGTTGGCTTGAACTGGTTCTTTGCTCCCATTGTAACCGGTCTATGTCCAAGGACCACTATTGAAGATTTCTGGTAAGGCTGGTCTAGATCAGCTCTAAGCCAGTCACCGAATTGTTGTTCATCTTTTTTCAGCGATCCCTTGCTCCTCAGCCAAAGCTCACAATCCCTATTATCATGTAAGACTTTTCCGCACCAGTAGCAAAAGTTTGGCATGCGTTCATACTTTAGAACAACCCAACCAATAGCTTTTCCCTCGGACCATATTTTTCGAACCCTGGCAAGTGGTTTTGTAATATCAATCTGGACCCTCACTCGTAGAAAGTTACCTGTACTGCCTTCACCTTCAGATTCTGTCATGTGCAGTAAGGTTCCTAAAGTGCTCCTAATGGAATCACGAGTTTCAGGAGTAAGGCAGTGCATTGGGAGGTTGTGTATTTGAAcccaaaatgatgagaattGGAAGGAGAGGGCAGATATTGGGATGTTTGCCTCCACACGTTCAAAGATCACCAAGTGTTTGTCGTAGGTCCATGGTTCATGTTCTAGGACTCTTTCCAGATCACAAACCTCTTCGAagacaaagaaaagtttgttatCCCCCATGTCCTTGATTTTGAATTCATTTTGGGTGTGCTAGAAAGGCTTAAAAGTTCGCGCAACTGATTCGATATTCACCATTCTTTTGGTTAAGAATTTTGCAGCTAAGAGACGGTGTGGCTGGGAATGGTTGTCCTCATAGTTTACTCCAACCTCCTCCTCGTCTGAAAGTTTCAGTTTCCGCCACAAACCTTCTAGTGAATCCATAGCAGACTTTTTGGAGAAAAAGGACGAAAATTAAGAAagaccccactggatagatggcCGCCAGGGAGACAGACTTGTACTAAGATAAGGACTACAAAGCTCTACTGCTTTTagcttttcaaagagaaaacctaGAAGTCAGAGAGCGACCAGAAAATGTtccctaatttattttttgaattagaatggtaaaaagaaaatggaCCATATAAAATTGCTAAATTGTTAAGtagtacatattttttttttttttgaaaaaatagaaaattaatgcTAAGATGTTACAAATTGGTCCAACCGAAATAATTTTTACAAGCCAAAAGCATATCAAAAAGTGGTTTTCAAAAAATCCATTTGAAATCCCTTTCGTGGGATTCAAAACTCTAATTAGCTTTTAATGCTTCTTTCACACTTACCAATGTAGCAATTTCAGGCTATGTGAAACTTCCCCTTAAATTTTTGCAAAGAGTGAAAGATCTTAAATATCGTATACAACTTCTtcacaatatatatgtatatatatatatatatatatacttgtactTGGCAAAATAAATCATTGATATCCCAAGTAAGATTTTTTGAATTAACATGACTATAAAGAATATCTTCATATATACGAGTTAACTTCATATGATGTTTGATGGTGCAATAATTACAAcctttttatgatatttttaaaagaggaaaacaaaattaaaaaagctttTAAACTCTAACCATCTTGAATCTTGAtggttaatttattttattggtggAATCATTTTCTTTGTGATGAAAAAGTATAAGGtcattttaaccaaaatttcaaatggaTAACATTGATCAATATTGTAAAACAAATATTGGCAACTACAggactagtttttttttttttttttttttttttttttttttttttgttaaattttgttagAACATCTTGAATTGGATACTTAGAGATGAAGTATTGTGTAATGACAAATGCCTTTCATTAAAGGCGTTAGGTCATAGGTTTGACTTCAACGATCAGTGTTGCCAAAAATTTTGGAGATAAGGTTACCTACCATGTCATTTCACAGACCCTGCAAAGAGTGGGAGTTTTGAACACTAGATACAACCAATTCTGAGGTTAAATTAGGAAGAGAAATACCTAAATCACATAACCAATGTAATCATCTATGTATACAAGTACTAGTCTTTGACATGATTCTAGCATTAACAGAACTTGAGATACTAATTTTAAACgtacatttcaaaattattttttaaatcccaattaataaaacaacttcattagtattaatttctttaaaaaaatattgttgtcAACCATAATGTTTCAACTATcaaattcattatataacattcataataataatcaaCATTTTTTGCT encodes:
- the LOC115990817 gene encoding uncharacterized protein LOC115990817, which translates into the protein MECLQEFQSTKRSMPGAEPIPPPMVHWSPPPQALYKTNFDGAIFQDIYSTGIGVVIRDCSGEIIGSLIKRLVLPPLVEDVEALVCRRVISFALEIGLQEVMFEGDSDTVIRSLNVEPPCMAPFGHIIEDARSIASSLRYHSFSHVKRSGNCIADKLAKYCNGTQIWMEDIHREAHNLVLFDQSLVI